Proteins from a genomic interval of Verrucomicrobiota bacterium:
- a CDS encoding S8 family serine peptidase, producing the protein MADRTSTQYILVKARPGLKETKLALGRSSVNVRVEPLFRSIGQDGALGAAAGDTTWYAFEPSVPVDQPNLWDLCHSLVQNGLGVADGAIEFAEPDLQQQWIVGEEAGLGIATARTCAVAQDQDQHYPTAPDPLWFRDADHSQFDAALAARTNATGAAGVRVAHLDTGYDAEHRTLPRRLNKVLQRNFVDAGRPDDASDDTTGPFNNLGHGTGTLGILAGSAPDGGKPIGAAPDIEVVPIRVANRVVLFYNSAIAKAFDYVHGLCRDPATRIHVITMSMGGLASQAWADAVNALYEAGVFVVTAAGNNFGNLPTRNIVYPARFGRVIAACGVMENHQPYADLDRKLMAGNYGPESKMKTALSACTPNLPWARLGCPQLVDHNGSGTSSATPQIAATAALWIQRNLRAWEAYPEGWMRVAAVRHALFSSAHAIADEERWLGQGELRARDALNVLPAKASELHPEPADNAHFPLLRTLAGLGIEAETDPKLRMLELEALQLSQSADLEAVLPDPALPPEAVTRTQLQQLAEALAAQPGASTALRDALGAAERKNRTVVALPPTLHPITNSVEKLHLEHAIEPRPPVPARRPLRVYAYDPSLATRIETFGINEATIEIPWEDLEPGPVGEYIEVVDVDPASGCCYAPVDLNHPHLLTQNGLAPSEGNPQFHQQMAYAVAMQTIERFERALGRKALWAPRRLRGSDGHVCENRFVRRLRIYPHALRMANAFYSPDRKALLLGYFSAAGKDPANVLPGGLVFGALSHDIVAHETTHALLDGLHRRFSEPTNPDVLAFHEAFADIVALFQHFTIKEALRHQIRRTRGDLQRHSLLAELAVEFGQATQGGYGALRDAIGKFEEKDGKQVWTPHEPGRNDYEASSEPHARGSVLVSAVFAAFLQIYRSRAAEFVRLATGGSGILPEGEIPEFLADRLTEEAGKVAGHVLTMCIRALDYCPPVDLRFGEYLRALITADRDIVPNDTRGYRVAFVSAFRDRGIYPSEVKHLSEGSLIWEPPPLPLRNIDNVLRDMTLTWDLNTQREVAYHTSEDNARKFWHWLRSPHQVPDDELTALGFFRDAQDMSIGDVPGKLGGIEVHSVRPARRIGPDGQSRTDLVVELTQTFRPSPPKNGTFRGGCTLLINLEETNPEFKVRYFVRKRVGSPDRIQSQQNYTQAITQNHRATYFDDPDGGREPFALLHQHRYA; encoded by the coding sequence ATGGCAGATAGAACCTCCACCCAATACATTCTCGTTAAAGCCCGGCCCGGCCTTAAAGAAACCAAGCTTGCGCTGGGACGATCCTCTGTGAACGTTAGAGTTGAACCCCTTTTCCGAAGCATCGGTCAAGATGGTGCGCTGGGGGCCGCAGCCGGTGACACAACGTGGTACGCGTTCGAACCCTCAGTTCCGGTGGATCAGCCGAATTTGTGGGACCTGTGCCACTCGCTGGTGCAAAACGGTTTAGGCGTTGCGGACGGAGCGATCGAGTTCGCGGAGCCCGATCTGCAGCAACAATGGATCGTGGGCGAAGAGGCAGGTCTTGGGATCGCGACGGCGAGGACGTGCGCGGTCGCGCAGGATCAGGACCAACACTACCCGACCGCACCGGATCCTCTCTGGTTCCGTGACGCTGACCACTCACAATTCGACGCTGCGCTCGCGGCTCGGACGAATGCCACCGGCGCGGCCGGAGTCCGTGTGGCCCATCTTGACACGGGGTACGACGCCGAGCACCGCACCCTGCCCCGCCGCTTGAACAAGGTCCTCCAACGTAATTTTGTCGATGCCGGCCGTCCGGACGATGCTTCCGACGACACCACCGGCCCATTCAACAACCTTGGTCACGGCACCGGCACCTTGGGCATCCTGGCAGGTTCAGCACCGGACGGGGGCAAACCGATCGGCGCCGCACCGGACATCGAGGTAGTTCCTATTCGCGTCGCCAACCGCGTGGTGCTCTTCTACAACAGCGCGATTGCCAAAGCGTTTGATTACGTTCACGGGCTGTGCCGGGATCCCGCCACTCGTATCCATGTGATCACGATGAGCATGGGGGGCTTGGCGTCCCAGGCGTGGGCGGACGCAGTGAACGCCCTCTACGAGGCCGGCGTGTTTGTCGTGACGGCCGCCGGGAACAACTTCGGTAACCTTCCCACTCGCAATATCGTGTACCCCGCCCGTTTTGGCCGGGTGATCGCGGCCTGCGGGGTGATGGAAAACCATCAACCGTATGCGGACCTGGATCGCAAGCTGATGGCGGGGAATTACGGGCCGGAGAGCAAGATGAAGACCGCCTTGTCTGCGTGCACGCCGAACCTGCCGTGGGCGCGGCTGGGTTGCCCGCAGTTGGTTGACCACAACGGCAGCGGCACCTCGTCGGCCACCCCGCAAATCGCTGCGACCGCAGCTCTCTGGATTCAGCGAAACCTGCGGGCCTGGGAGGCTTATCCGGAAGGCTGGATGCGGGTGGCCGCCGTCCGCCATGCGCTCTTCAGCAGTGCGCACGCGATTGCGGACGAAGAGCGGTGGCTGGGCCAAGGTGAACTGCGCGCGCGCGACGCGCTCAACGTTCTTCCCGCCAAGGCGTCAGAGCTTCACCCGGAACCGGCGGATAACGCCCACTTTCCCCTCCTGCGCACGTTAGCCGGCCTCGGAATTGAGGCGGAGACGGACCCGAAACTTCGCATGCTCGAGCTTGAGGCGCTGCAACTGTCGCAATCGGCTGACCTGGAGGCGGTCTTACCGGACCCGGCACTACCGCCTGAGGCGGTCACACGCACCCAACTGCAGCAACTGGCCGAAGCGCTTGCCGCCCAACCGGGCGCATCGACCGCACTGCGGGACGCGCTCGGGGCCGCCGAGCGGAAAAACCGGACGGTGGTAGCCCTTCCACCTACCCTTCATCCTATCACCAACTCAGTCGAGAAGCTTCATCTTGAGCACGCCATCGAGCCTCGACCGCCGGTGCCCGCCCGCCGCCCGCTCCGGGTCTATGCGTACGATCCCTCACTCGCAACCCGCATCGAAACGTTCGGCATCAACGAGGCGACGATCGAGATCCCTTGGGAAGACCTGGAACCGGGCCCGGTAGGCGAGTACATCGAGGTCGTTGACGTGGACCCTGCAAGCGGGTGCTGCTATGCACCGGTTGATCTGAATCATCCCCACCTGCTGACCCAGAACGGCTTGGCCCCGTCCGAAGGAAACCCGCAATTCCACCAGCAAATGGCCTACGCGGTGGCCATGCAGACGATCGAACGGTTCGAGCGTGCACTCGGCCGCAAGGCCTTGTGGGCACCACGCCGGTTGCGGGGCTCTGACGGGCACGTCTGTGAAAATCGTTTTGTGCGGCGCCTGCGGATTTACCCCCATGCCCTCCGAATGGCGAATGCGTTCTATAGCCCGGACCGTAAGGCGCTGCTGCTTGGCTACTTTTCCGCCGCCGGAAAGGATCCGGCCAATGTGTTGCCCGGCGGATTGGTCTTCGGCGCGCTCTCACACGACATCGTGGCTCACGAGACGACGCACGCACTGCTCGACGGGCTGCACCGGCGCTTTAGCGAACCGACTAACCCTGACGTTTTGGCGTTCCATGAGGCATTTGCGGACATCGTTGCGCTGTTTCAGCATTTCACCATCAAAGAGGCATTGCGCCACCAGATTCGGCGTACCCGCGGCGACCTGCAACGGCACAGCCTGCTGGCTGAACTTGCCGTCGAGTTTGGCCAGGCAACCCAGGGCGGCTATGGAGCCCTTCGTGATGCGATCGGCAAATTCGAGGAGAAAGACGGCAAACAGGTTTGGACTCCCCATGAACCTGGCCGCAATGATTACGAAGCGTCCAGTGAACCTCACGCGCGCGGCTCCGTGCTTGTATCCGCGGTATTCGCCGCGTTTCTGCAGATCTATCGCAGCCGGGCTGCCGAATTTGTCAGGCTCGCCACGGGAGGTAGCGGTATTCTGCCCGAAGGCGAGATCCCGGAATTCCTTGCCGACCGCCTGACGGAGGAAGCCGGAAAAGTGGCAGGCCACGTGCTAACCATGTGTATCCGGGCCTTGGACTACTGCCCTCCGGTGGACCTCAGGTTCGGGGAGTACCTGCGAGCGCTCATCACCGCCGATCGAGACATCGTGCCGAACGACACGCGCGGCTATCGCGTTGCCTTCGTCTCTGCCTTCCGCGATCGCGGCATCTATCCCTCGGAGGTTAAACACCTTTCGGAGGGAAGCCTGATTTGGGAACCTCCGCCCCTGCCATTGCGAAACATCGACAACGTTCTGCGTGACATGACCTTAACGTGGGATCTCAACACGCAGCGGGAGGTAGCGTATCACACCTCGGAAGACAATGCCCGTAAATTCTGGCACTGGCTCCGCTCGCCGCATCAGGTCCCGGATGATGAACTCACCGCGCTCGGCTTTTTCCGGGACGCACAGGACATGAGCATCGGCGACGTACCGGGTAAGCTCGGCGGTATTGAGGTCCACTCGGTGAGGCCCGCACGCCGGATCGGCCCCGACGGCCAGAGCCGGACGGATCTCGTCGTCGAACTTACTCAGACCTTTCGGCCATCCCCACCCAAAAACGGTACGTTCCGGGGCGGATGCACGCTCCTGATCAATCTCGAGGAGACGAACCCGGAATTCAAAGTGCGTTACTTCGTTCGTAAGCGGGTCGGCAGCCCCGACCGGATCCAAAGTCAGCAAAACTACACCCAAGCCATAACCCAGAATCACCGGGCTACCTATTTTGACGATCCGGACGGCGGACGGGAACCGTTCGCGCTGCTGCATCAGCATCGATACGCTTGA